Proteins encoded together in one Candidatus Methylomirabilota bacterium window:
- the ligD gene encoding non-homologous end-joining DNA ligase: MSPRAPARRRASRGAPASAAPRLPRDVDTLQVRVGGRTVTLTNLRKPFWPEEGLTKRDLLQYYADIAPVLLPHLRDRAMVMKRYPNGAGGPFFFMKRAPSPRPDWIETCSIEHASGSVIDFPMVQDVASLLWVVNLGCIDLNQWYARCDDTDRPDYVHFDLDPVKGADFEQVRQSALVLREALDGLQMPSHPKTTGSRGIHVYVPIVRGPTQKQVWGVAKAIAQALAAARPALITAEYRVARRPVGRVLVDYNQNAWGRTLASAYSVRPRPRAPVSAPLTWREVERGVRIEDFRMDNMAARVARHRDLFAPMLARSGRFRLERLL, encoded by the coding sequence ATGAGCCCGCGCGCGCCCGCTCGCCGCCGCGCGTCCCGCGGGGCACCCGCGTCGGCCGCGCCGCGGCTGCCCCGCGACGTCGACACGCTGCAGGTGCGGGTCGGCGGCCGCACGGTGACGCTGACGAACCTCCGCAAGCCGTTCTGGCCGGAGGAGGGCCTCACCAAGCGCGACCTGCTGCAGTACTACGCCGACATCGCGCCGGTGCTGCTGCCCCACCTGCGCGACCGCGCGATGGTGATGAAGCGCTATCCCAACGGCGCCGGCGGGCCGTTCTTCTTCATGAAGCGGGCGCCGTCGCCGCGGCCCGACTGGATCGAGACGTGCTCGATCGAGCACGCCTCCGGGAGCGTGATCGACTTCCCGATGGTGCAGGACGTGGCCTCGCTCCTCTGGGTGGTCAACCTGGGCTGCATCGACCTGAACCAGTGGTACGCGCGGTGCGACGACACCGACCGTCCCGACTACGTGCACTTCGATCTGGATCCGGTGAAGGGCGCGGACTTCGAGCAGGTGCGGCAGAGCGCCCTGGTCCTGCGCGAGGCCCTCGACGGCCTTCAGATGCCGAGCCATCCCAAGACCACCGGCTCCCGTGGCATCCACGTCTACGTGCCGATCGTGCGCGGCCCGACCCAGAAGCAGGTCTGGGGGGTGGCCAAGGCCATCGCGCAGGCGCTGGCCGCGGCGCGGCCGGCGCTCATCACCGCGGAGTATCGCGTGGCGAGACGGCCGGTCGGCCGCGTGCTGGTCGACTACAACCAGAACGCGTGGGGCCGCACGCTGGCGTCGGCCTATTCGGTGCGCCCCCGCCCGCGCGCGCCGGTGTCCGCGCCGCTGACCTGGCGCGAGGTCGAGCGCGGCGTGCGCATCGAGGACTTCCGGATGGACAACATGGCCGCCCGCGTGGCCCGCCACCGCGACCTGTTCGCGCCGATGCTGGCGCGCAGCGGCCGCTTCCGGCTGGAGCGGCTGCTGTGA
- a CDS encoding PHP domain-containing protein, with the protein MDRLGIARALGETADLLALTGEEPFRARAYQRGARVLEALSDGDFGRLLAEGRLTTLAGIGRGLAVVIGDLARSGRSSALEQVRGALPGGARELSRIPNLGLKKIRTLHQALGVETIAELRAACEAGRVRTVKGMGVKTERRILDSILALESGAPPPERPAARVLLSQALDVADRVLAHLRTVPGVTAAEVAGDLRRSTETVDRLVIVLASRRPEATLDAALASPLLVSPGTRDGHLARAMLVTGLPLELHVTAPDRWAATLLAATGSAAHLRDLEPLARERHVDLARAPGTDEAQLYRRLGLPYLPPEVREGAGEVEAARAGTLPTDLVTRDDIQGLVHCHTVYSDGRHTVEQMAHAADALGVGYLTITDHSPTAFYANGLDVDRLRAQWDEIARVQETVSVRLLRGTESDILADGGLDYPDAILEQLDVIVASIHARYRMDADRMTARIVRAMRHPCFKIWGHALGRLINSRPPIEARVEEILDAIAESRAAIEINGDPHRLDLPPRWVRAARERAIPFVISTDAHATGELHNVRYGVAMARRGWVRRSEVLNTLDADGFLRAVSPRGRPRAAARRQRTGR; encoded by the coding sequence ATGGATCGTCTCGGGATCGCACGGGCGCTCGGTGAGACCGCCGACCTGCTCGCCCTCACCGGCGAGGAGCCGTTCCGGGCACGGGCCTATCAGCGCGGGGCCAGGGTCCTCGAGGCCCTGAGCGATGGCGACTTCGGGCGCCTGCTCGCCGAGGGCCGGCTGACCACCCTGGCCGGCATCGGCCGCGGCCTGGCCGTGGTGATTGGCGACCTGGCGCGAAGCGGCCGGTCGTCGGCGCTCGAGCAGGTGCGTGGCGCACTGCCCGGGGGCGCCCGCGAGCTGAGCCGCATCCCCAACCTGGGCCTCAAGAAGATCCGCACCCTCCACCAGGCCCTGGGCGTCGAGACCATCGCGGAGCTGCGCGCGGCCTGCGAGGCCGGGCGCGTGCGCACCGTGAAGGGCATGGGCGTGAAGACGGAGCGGCGCATCCTCGACAGCATTCTCGCGCTGGAATCGGGCGCGCCGCCGCCCGAGCGCCCGGCCGCGCGGGTCCTGCTCTCGCAGGCCCTCGACGTGGCCGACCGCGTGCTCGCCCATCTGCGCACGGTGCCGGGCGTGACCGCGGCCGAGGTGGCCGGGGACCTGCGGCGCTCGACCGAGACGGTGGACCGCCTCGTGATCGTGCTCGCCTCGCGCCGGCCGGAGGCCACGCTCGATGCGGCGCTGGCCTCGCCGCTGCTGGTCTCGCCCGGCACGCGGGACGGCCACCTCGCCCGCGCCATGCTGGTGACCGGTCTCCCGCTGGAGCTGCACGTCACCGCGCCGGATCGGTGGGCCGCGACGCTGCTCGCGGCCACCGGGTCCGCCGCGCATCTGCGCGATCTCGAGCCGCTGGCCCGCGAGCGCCACGTCGACCTGGCGCGCGCGCCCGGCACCGACGAGGCCCAGCTCTACCGGCGGCTCGGCCTGCCCTACCTTCCACCCGAGGTGCGCGAGGGCGCGGGCGAGGTGGAGGCGGCGCGCGCCGGGACGCTGCCCACCGACCTGGTGACGCGCGACGATATCCAGGGGCTCGTGCACTGCCACACCGTCTACTCCGACGGACGTCACACGGTGGAGCAGATGGCCCACGCCGCGGACGCCCTCGGCGTCGGCTATCTCACGATCACCGACCACTCGCCGACTGCGTTCTACGCCAACGGCCTCGACGTCGACCGGCTCCGCGCCCAGTGGGACGAGATCGCGCGGGTGCAGGAGACGGTGTCGGTGCGGCTGCTCCGCGGCACCGAGTCCGACATCCTGGCCGACGGCGGCCTCGACTATCCGGACGCGATCCTCGAGCAGCTCGACGTGATCGTCGCGAGCATCCACGCCCGCTACCGGATGGACGCCGACCGGATGACCGCGCGGATCGTCCGGGCGATGCGCCACCCGTGCTTCAAGATCTGGGGGCACGCCCTGGGCCGGCTGATCAACTCGCGGCCGCCGATCGAGGCGCGCGTGGAGGAGATCCTGGACGCCATCGCGGAGTCGCGGGCCGCGATCGAGATCAACGGCGACCCGCACCGGCTCGACCTGCCGCCCCGCTGGGTGCGCGCGGCCCGCGAGCGCGCGATCCCGTTCGTGATCTCCACCGACGCCCACGCCACCGGCGAGCTGCACAACGTGCGCTACGGCGTGGCGATGGCCCGGCGCGGCTGGGTGCGTCGCTCCGAGGTCCTCAACACGCTCGACGCCGACGGCTTCCTCCGCGCGGTCTCGCCGCGGGGCCGGCCCCGCGCCGCGGCGCGGCGGCAGCGGACCGGCCGATGA
- a CDS encoding hydantoinase B/oxoprolinase family protein, giving the protein MSLAGAVDPITLEVLRETFSSIVREMRVTLVRTAYSSILYEGEDFSCVLLDGDAQIVSMSKGQDHPLHIVPIGWSMKAVREKFGDDLHPGDIFLHNDPYTGGTHLNDVAMLYPLFADGRLFVFPVVRAHWGDVGGMSPGSLTGDATEIFQEGVRIPPIRIVDRGTPNQAALDLIFANMRGPRERKGDFDAMIGTCRKAAERVEALAARYGAPVVRAAVAELMDRAEQRMRRAIAALPDGEYAYESHLESGRTRLEPLTIRARVTVTGESITVDLAGTSPQTAAPTNVGPAMAPTGAFTILKAFLDPGTDVNSGAFRPLTVLTPYRSIVNAAPPAPCGGMVEVKYCVETAVMGALAQALDGRVTGDLKGGGNHCYVGGPDPRTGETFIFYEYPAGGTGGFDGGDGSNSVRTWTESDMTTLQPIEAVEQIYPVRIERTALREDSGGPGRWRGGLGLTREVRVLVDGSRLSVLAEKAVLPPFGVCGGAAGATNRFWVRRGERPMQPSPLPGKVGGFPLERDDVVLMESSGGGGFGDPLDRDPARVAADLAEGYVTPAAAAREYGVIWRGGAVDGAATRATREARRAARPRIRLSPVGDLDADRGRLVRLDTATAARLGVSPGAIVELVNPRGAPLRAWVAALLPGNGARGEIAAGALAMLALADGAMVEIRAVHSGALGPADTR; this is encoded by the coding sequence ATGAGTCTGGCGGGGGCGGTGGATCCGATCACGCTGGAGGTGCTGCGCGAGACGTTCTCGTCGATCGTGCGCGAGATGCGCGTGACGCTGGTGCGCACCGCGTACTCGTCGATCCTCTACGAGGGCGAGGACTTCTCCTGCGTGCTGCTGGACGGCGACGCGCAGATCGTCTCGATGTCCAAGGGCCAGGACCATCCGCTCCACATCGTGCCGATCGGCTGGTCGATGAAGGCGGTGCGGGAGAAGTTCGGCGACGACCTCCATCCCGGCGACATCTTCCTGCACAACGACCCCTACACCGGCGGCACCCACCTCAACGACGTGGCCATGCTCTACCCGCTCTTCGCGGACGGGCGGCTCTTCGTCTTCCCGGTGGTGCGCGCGCACTGGGGCGACGTGGGCGGCATGAGCCCGGGCAGCCTCACCGGCGACGCGACCGAGATCTTCCAGGAGGGCGTGCGCATCCCGCCCATCCGCATCGTGGACCGCGGGACGCCGAATCAGGCCGCGCTCGACCTCATCTTCGCCAACATGCGCGGCCCGCGGGAGCGGAAGGGCGACTTCGACGCCATGATCGGCACCTGTCGCAAGGCGGCCGAGCGGGTCGAGGCCCTGGCCGCCCGCTACGGCGCCCCGGTGGTGCGCGCGGCGGTCGCCGAACTGATGGACCGCGCCGAGCAGCGCATGCGCCGCGCCATCGCCGCCCTGCCCGACGGCGAGTACGCCTACGAGTCGCACCTCGAGAGCGGGCGCACCCGGCTCGAGCCCTTGACCATTCGCGCCCGCGTGACGGTGACGGGCGAGAGCATCACGGTGGATCTCGCCGGCACCTCGCCGCAGACCGCCGCGCCGACCAACGTCGGCCCCGCGATGGCGCCGACCGGCGCGTTCACCATCCTCAAGGCGTTCCTCGATCCCGGCACCGACGTCAACTCCGGGGCGTTCCGGCCGCTCACCGTCCTGACCCCCTACCGGTCGATCGTCAACGCGGCGCCGCCCGCCCCGTGCGGCGGCATGGTCGAGGTGAAGTACTGCGTGGAGACCGCGGTCATGGGCGCGCTGGCCCAGGCCCTGGACGGCCGCGTGACCGGCGACCTCAAGGGCGGCGGCAACCACTGCTACGTCGGCGGCCCGGATCCGCGCACCGGCGAGACCTTCATCTTCTACGAGTATCCGGCGGGCGGCACCGGCGGGTTCGACGGCGGCGACGGCAGCAACTCGGTGCGCACGTGGACCGAGAGCGACATGACCACGCTGCAGCCCATCGAGGCCGTCGAGCAGATCTACCCGGTGCGCATCGAGCGCACCGCGCTCCGCGAAGACTCGGGAGGCCCCGGCCGCTGGCGCGGCGGCCTCGGGCTGACGCGCGAGGTGCGGGTGCTGGTGGACGGCAGCCGCCTCTCGGTGCTCGCGGAGAAGGCGGTGCTGCCGCCGTTCGGGGTCTGCGGCGGCGCCGCCGGCGCGACCAATCGCTTCTGGGTGCGGCGCGGCGAGCGCCCGATGCAGCCCTCGCCCCTGCCCGGCAAGGTCGGCGGTTTCCCGCTGGAGCGCGACGACGTCGTCCTGATGGAAAGCTCCGGCGGCGGCGGCTTCGGCGATCCGCTCGATCGCGACCCGGCCCGCGTGGCGGCCGACCTCGCGGAAGGCTACGTGACGCCGGCGGCCGCCGCGCGGGAGTACGGGGTGATCTGGCGCGGCGGCGCGGTGGACGGGGCGGCCACCCGCGCGACGCGCGAGGCCCGCCGAGCAGCTCGCCCGCGGATCCGGCTGAGCCCGGTGGGCGATCTCGATGCCGACCGCGGCCGCCTCGTGCGTCTCGACACGGCCACCGCGGCGCGCCTCGGGGTGTCGCCGGGGGCGATCGTCGAGCTGGTCAACCCGCGCGGCGCGCCGCTGCGCGCATGGGTGGCCGCGCTGCTGCCCGGCAACGGCGCCCGCGGCGAGATCGCCGCCGGCGCGCTCGCGATGCTCGCCCTGGCCGACGGCGCTATGGTGGAGATCCGGGCGGTGCACTCCGGAGCCCTCGGTCCGGCAGACACCCGCTGA
- a CDS encoding hydantoinase/oxoprolinase family protein — MYIVGIDVGGTFTDLTAVDEATGRAVVTKVPSRPRNEAAAVLEGLQALRIASADVRRLVHGTTVGTNAVLERRGARVALLTTAGFRDLIEIGRTKRNIPALFIPTFVRPKPVVERRDRFEVIERLGPDGAVLVPLDRGSIERALNAAVAAPAEAIAVCLLHAYLNPAHEHAVADAVKGRAPGLPVSCSADVVAEYREFERFSTTVLNAYLQPLMEGYLTSLEERLLATGYVHGVLTVASSGGMMTTDTARRLPIKTIFSGPAGGVSQACFVGAAAGIRDFITYDMGGTSTDVCLVRDLQPLTTADAMVGAFPVKVSQIDMHTVGAGGGSIAWLEVDGSLAVGPRSAGAAPGPAAYGLGGTEPTVTDANVVLGRIGPTRRLGGSIVIDAERARASVAALAARLQRPLGVEALAEGIVTIAVARMTSAIREISIQRGHDPRDFTLIAFGGAGPMHALAMAEEIGIPRVLVPRHPGNFSALGLLAADIKHDDVRTRVGLLGERLPALTAAFAEMETAARQQLEREGFAPEQQRLLRSLDLRYRGQAFELTLALGETPADGALAPVDEIEARFHRQHRETYGHANEAAAIELVNARLTAYGLVPKPAPERRAASGSGLDAARIERRPVWFHGRPHDCPVWERDRLPGDAAVMGPAIVEEFGATTVVPPGWRGVVDGHGNLMFLTLPSPPGGEGGRTAR, encoded by the coding sequence GTGTACATCGTGGGCATCGACGTGGGCGGCACCTTCACCGACCTCACCGCGGTGGACGAGGCCACCGGGCGCGCGGTGGTGACCAAGGTGCCGTCGCGGCCCCGCAACGAGGCGGCCGCGGTGCTCGAGGGCCTGCAGGCGCTCCGCATCGCCAGCGCGGACGTGCGCCGCCTCGTGCACGGCACCACCGTGGGCACCAACGCGGTGCTCGAGCGCCGCGGCGCGCGCGTCGCCCTGCTCACCACCGCGGGGTTCCGCGACCTGATCGAGATCGGGCGCACCAAGCGCAACATCCCGGCCCTCTTCATTCCCACCTTCGTGCGGCCGAAGCCGGTGGTCGAGCGCCGAGACCGGTTCGAGGTGATCGAGCGCCTGGGCCCCGACGGCGCGGTGCTCGTCCCGCTCGACCGCGGCTCCATCGAGCGCGCGCTGAACGCCGCGGTCGCCGCCCCCGCCGAGGCCATCGCGGTGTGCCTGCTCCACGCCTATCTCAATCCCGCGCACGAGCACGCGGTGGCCGACGCGGTGAAGGGCCGCGCCCCCGGCCTCCCCGTCTCCTGCTCGGCCGACGTGGTCGCCGAGTACCGCGAGTTCGAGCGCTTCTCCACCACCGTGCTCAACGCCTACCTGCAGCCGCTGATGGAGGGCTATCTCACGTCGCTGGAGGAGCGCTTGCTCGCCACCGGCTACGTGCACGGCGTGCTGACCGTCGCCTCGAGCGGCGGCATGATGACGACCGACACCGCGCGCCGCCTGCCCATCAAGACCATCTTCTCGGGTCCGGCGGGCGGGGTGAGCCAGGCCTGCTTCGTGGGAGCGGCGGCCGGCATCCGCGACTTCATCACCTACGACATGGGCGGGACTTCTACCGACGTGTGCCTGGTCCGCGACCTGCAGCCGCTGACCACCGCCGACGCGATGGTGGGCGCCTTCCCGGTGAAGGTCTCGCAGATCGACATGCACACCGTCGGCGCCGGCGGCGGCTCCATCGCCTGGCTCGAGGTCGACGGCAGCCTCGCGGTCGGGCCACGCAGCGCCGGCGCCGCGCCCGGCCCCGCCGCCTACGGTCTGGGCGGCACCGAGCCCACCGTCACCGACGCCAACGTGGTGCTGGGCCGCATCGGCCCGACGCGGCGACTGGGCGGCAGCATCGTGATCGACGCGGAGCGGGCGCGCGCGTCGGTGGCCGCGCTGGCCGCGCGCCTGCAGCGCCCGCTCGGGGTCGAGGCCCTCGCCGAGGGCATCGTGACCATCGCGGTCGCGCGGATGACCTCGGCGATCCGCGAGATCTCGATCCAGCGCGGCCACGATCCGCGCGACTTCACCCTGATCGCCTTCGGCGGCGCCGGGCCCATGCACGCGCTGGCCATGGCCGAGGAGATCGGCATCCCGCGCGTCCTGGTCCCGCGGCACCCCGGCAACTTCTCGGCCCTCGGCCTGCTCGCCGCCGACATCAAGCACGACGACGTCCGGACCCGCGTCGGTCTCCTGGGCGAGCGGCTGCCCGCCCTGACCGCCGCCTTCGCCGAGATGGAGACGGCGGCCCGGCAGCAGCTGGAGCGCGAGGGCTTCGCGCCCGAGCAGCAGCGCCTCCTGCGGTCGCTCGACCTGCGCTACCGGGGACAGGCCTTCGAGCTCACGCTGGCGCTCGGCGAGACACCGGCCGACGGCGCACTCGCGCCGGTCGACGAGATCGAGGCGCGCTTTCACCGCCAGCACCGGGAGACCTACGGGCACGCGAATGAGGCGGCCGCCATCGAGCTGGTCAACGCGCGGCTCACCGCCTACGGGCTCGTGCCCAAGCCGGCGCCGGAGCGTCGCGCGGCCTCGGGCTCCGGGCTCGACGCCGCGCGCATCGAGCGGCGGCCGGTGTGGTTCCACGGGCGCCCCCACGACTGCCCGGTGTGGGAGCGCGACCGGCTGCCCGGGGACGCCGCCGTGATGGGGCCGGCGATCGTCGAGGAGTTCGGGGCGACGACGGTGGTGCCGCCGGGCTGGCGGGGCGTGGTGGATGGGCACGGGAACTTGATGTTCCTCACCCTGCCCTCTCCCCCGGGGGGAGAGGGAGGTAGAACGGCGAGATGA
- a CDS encoding phosphotransferase family protein, whose product MEIAPVRAGEALDWGALESWLRPRLAGALPEARGPIEVLQFPNGSANLTYLLRIGDHELVLRRPPFGQIAPGAHDMKREFKVLSRLWRHFDRAPRAYLFGDDPAVLGADFLVMERRRGQVIRDTVPSPLRGHRDVGRRVGFALVDAMVDLHAVDPAACGLADLGRPDGFVDRQLDGWAKRWALARPEDAGEDMERIHERLARGKPLPRRVSIVHNDLKLDNCQFAAENPDRVTSIFDWDMTTLGDPLVDLGTLLNYWPDPSDTAATQRGTRPGLARIGLPTRAEITDRYAARTGADPAAARWWEAFALWKTVVVVVQLHRRWVRGESTDPRMAHIADRAPSLVAAARVVLDAAGL is encoded by the coding sequence GTGGAGATCGCCCCGGTCCGCGCCGGCGAGGCGCTCGACTGGGGCGCGCTCGAGTCCTGGCTGCGGCCGCGACTGGCCGGGGCGCTGCCCGAGGCGCGCGGTCCCATCGAGGTGCTGCAGTTCCCGAACGGCAGCGCCAACCTCACCTACCTGCTGCGGATCGGCGATCACGAGCTGGTGCTGCGCCGCCCGCCGTTCGGCCAGATCGCCCCGGGCGCCCACGACATGAAGCGCGAGTTCAAGGTGCTCTCGCGGCTCTGGCGGCACTTCGACCGGGCCCCGCGCGCCTATCTCTTCGGGGACGATCCCGCGGTGCTGGGCGCCGATTTCCTCGTCATGGAGCGGCGGCGCGGCCAGGTGATCCGCGACACGGTGCCGTCGCCGCTGCGCGGTCACCGCGACGTCGGCCGCCGCGTCGGCTTCGCGCTGGTGGACGCCATGGTTGACCTGCACGCGGTCGACCCCGCCGCCTGCGGCCTCGCCGACCTGGGCCGCCCCGACGGCTTCGTGGACCGGCAACTCGACGGCTGGGCGAAGCGCTGGGCGCTCGCGCGGCCCGAGGACGCGGGCGAGGACATGGAGCGCATCCACGAGCGGCTGGCCCGCGGCAAGCCGTTGCCCCGCCGCGTGTCGATCGTCCACAACGATCTCAAGCTCGACAACTGTCAGTTCGCCGCGGAGAACCCCGACCGCGTGACCTCCATCTTCGACTGGGACATGACGACCCTCGGCGACCCGCTGGTGGACCTCGGCACCCTGCTCAACTACTGGCCCGACCCGAGCGACACGGCGGCCACCCAGCGCGGCACCCGGCCGGGGCTGGCCCGCATCGGCCTGCCGACCCGCGCCGAGATCACCGACCGCTACGCGGCCCGCACCGGCGCGGATCCGGCCGCCGCGCGCTGGTGGGAGGCCTTCGCGCTCTGGAAGACGGTGGTAGTGGTCGTGCAGCTGCACCGGCGCTGGGTGCGGGGCGAATCCACCGATCCGCGCATGGCCCACATCGCCGACCGCGCGCCCTCGCTGGTGGCGGCGGCGCGCGTCGTGCTCGACGCGGCGGGACTCTGA
- a CDS encoding glucose 1-dehydrogenase produces MLSRLFDLGGKVALVTGGSRGLGRAMVLAFAEAGADVVIASRKLASCEATAKEVQAATGRRALPVACHVGHWGQVEALAEAAYAEFGRVDVLVNNAGMSPIYDRVEHVSEDLWDKVIDVNLKGPFRLTALVGARMAAGAGGSIIMVSSTAAVRPTAGVIPYAAAKAAVNAMTEGFARAFGPAVRVNCIMPGPFLTDISKAWDLEAFRLRAKQTMPLGRGGDPDEIVGAALYFASSASSFTTGAVLGVHGGAA; encoded by the coding sequence ATGCTGAGCCGCCTCTTCGACCTGGGCGGCAAGGTCGCGCTGGTCACCGGAGGAAGCCGCGGGCTCGGCCGCGCCATGGTGCTGGCCTTCGCCGAGGCCGGCGCCGACGTGGTGATCGCCAGCCGCAAGCTCGCCTCGTGCGAGGCCACCGCGAAGGAGGTACAGGCGGCCACCGGCCGTCGCGCCCTCCCGGTGGCCTGCCACGTCGGGCACTGGGGCCAGGTGGAGGCCCTCGCCGAGGCCGCCTACGCCGAGTTCGGCCGCGTGGACGTGCTCGTCAACAACGCGGGGATGTCGCCGATCTACGATCGCGTCGAGCACGTGAGCGAGGATCTCTGGGACAAGGTCATCGACGTCAACCTCAAGGGGCCGTTCCGCCTCACCGCGCTGGTCGGCGCGCGCATGGCCGCGGGCGCGGGCGGCTCGATCATCATGGTCTCCAGCACCGCGGCGGTGCGGCCCACCGCCGGCGTCATCCCGTACGCGGCGGCGAAGGCGGCGGTGAACGCCATGACCGAAGGCTTCGCGCGCGCCTTCGGCCCCGCCGTGCGGGTGAACTGCATCATGCCGGGACCGTTCCTCACCGACATCTCCAAGGCGTGGGACCTCGAGGCCTTCCGGCTGCGGGCGAAGCAGACGATGCCGCTCGGCCGTGGGGGCGATCCGGACGAGATCGTGGGCGCCGCGCTCTACTTCGCCTCGAGCGCGTCCAGCTTCACCACCGGCGCCGTGCTCGGCGTGCACGGAGGCGCGGCCTGA
- a CDS encoding haloacid dehalogenase type II gives MDPASVGALTFDVFGTVVDWRSSITREGEAFGTARGLDVDWAKFADAWRGLYQPAMEEVRSGRRPWVKLDDLHRESLVRLLAEFKITDVSPAEVDQFNHAWHRLDPWPDAVAGLTRLKRHYVLATLSNGNIALMVNMAKRAGLPWDTILGAEVARAYKPMPEAYLRSAEALGLAPEQCLMVAAHPNDLAAAARCGLRTAYVPRPLEFGPGRGASEPEPAQPFDIVAGDFVELAERLGC, from the coding sequence ATGGATCCCGCCTCGGTCGGCGCGCTGACCTTCGACGTGTTCGGCACGGTCGTGGACTGGCGGAGCAGCATCACCCGCGAGGGCGAGGCCTTCGGAACGGCGCGCGGCCTGGACGTGGACTGGGCGAAGTTCGCCGACGCCTGGCGCGGCCTCTACCAGCCCGCCATGGAAGAGGTGCGCAGCGGCCGCCGACCGTGGGTGAAGCTCGACGATCTCCACCGCGAGAGCCTGGTCCGCCTCCTCGCCGAGTTCAAGATCACGGACGTCTCGCCCGCCGAGGTCGACCAGTTCAACCACGCGTGGCATCGGCTCGACCCGTGGCCGGACGCGGTGGCCGGGCTCACCCGGTTGAAGCGCCACTACGTGCTGGCCACGCTCTCCAACGGCAACATCGCGCTGATGGTGAACATGGCCAAGCGCGCCGGTCTGCCGTGGGACACGATCCTCGGCGCCGAGGTGGCGCGCGCCTACAAGCCGATGCCCGAAGCGTATCTGCGCAGCGCCGAGGCCCTGGGCCTGGCCCCGGAGCAGTGCCTCATGGTCGCCGCGCATCCCAACGATCTCGCCGCGGCCGCCCGCTGCGGCCTCCGCACCGCCTACGTGCCGCGCCCGCTCGAGTTCGGGCCCGGCCGCGGCGCCTCCGAGCCCGAGCCCGCGCAGCCGTTCGACATCGTCGCGGGCGACTTCGTGGAGCTGGCCGAGCGGCTCGGATGCTGA